Proteins encoded in a region of the Nicotiana tomentosiformis chromosome 9, ASM39032v3, whole genome shotgun sequence genome:
- the LOC104120432 gene encoding anthocyanidin reductase ((2S)-flavan-3-ol-forming), whose protein sequence is MAACVIGGTGFMASLLVKLLLEKGYTVNTTVRDYGNQKKISHLLALHSLGKLRIFQADLTDETSFDAPIAGCDIVFLVATPINFASQDPENDMIKPAIQGVLNVLKACAKSNTVKRVVLTSSAAAVTINHLNSTGLVMDESNWTDVEFLTSTKPPTWGYPVSKTLAEKEAWKFAEENNIKLITVIPSLMVGPYLTPETPSSVNLAMSLITGNEFLTRNLKGMQMLSGSISITHVEDVCRAHIFVAEKESASGRYVCSAINTSVPELANFLKKRYPTSNVPTDFGDFPSKAKLIISSEKLIKEGFNFKYEIEEIYDQCLACFKDKGLLKN, encoded by the exons ATGGCAGCTTGTGTAATTGGTGGCACTGGTTTTATGGCATCTTTGCTTGTCAAGCTTTTGCTTGAGAAAGGCTACACTGTTAATACAACAGTCCGAGACTACG GAAATCAAAAGAAGATCTCTCACCTCTTAGCATTACATAGTTTGGgcaaattgagaattttccaagCTGACTTAACTGATGAAACAAGCTTTGATGCCCCTATTGCTGGCTGTGACATTGTCTTCCTTGTTGCAACACCAATTAATTTTGCTTCTCAAGATCCAGAG AATGATATGATCAAACCAGCAATACAAGGAGTTCTCAATGTTCTAAAAGCCTGTGCTAAATCAAACACAGTGAAGCGTGTGGTTTTGACCTCATCTGCTGCAGCTGTGACAATCAACCACCTTAATAGCACAGGCCTCGTCATGGACGAGTCTAATTGGACCGATGTCGAGTTTTTGACTTCCACAAAGCCACCAACTTGG GGGTACCCTGTCTCTAAAACATTAGCTGAAAAAGAAGCTTGGAAATTTGCAGAGGAGAACAATATTAAACTAATCACTGTAATTCCATCTCTCATGGTTGGCCCGTACCTTACTCCAGAAACTCCAAGCAGTGTTAATCTTGCCATGTCTTTAATCACAG GGAATGAATTCCTTACAAGAAACTTGAAGGGTATGCAGATGTTATCAGGTTCAATATCTATTACACATGTGGAAGATGTTTGTCGCGCCCATATTTTTGTTGCTGAGAAAGAATCTGCTTCTGGACGATATGTTTGCTCTGCCATCAACACCAGTGTTCCGGAGCTAGCAAATTTCTTGAAGAAAAGATATCCAACTTCGAATGTTCCTACAGA TTTCGGGGACTTCCCCTCCAAGGCCAAGCTGATCATCTCGTCAGAAAAACTCATCAAAGAGGGATTCAATTTTAAGTATGAGATTGAAGAGATTTATGACCAGTGTCTTGCTTGTTTTAAAGATAAAGGGTTACTAAAGAACTGA
- the LOC104120433 gene encoding small ribosomal subunit protein mS79 (rPPR3b)-like — MATFTRSIRRTFSTAATTTLSPIRAISDDLYKERNLKRLVEKFKQYSDVNRFRTKNGIYESTVQRLASAKKFKWIEEILEHQKQYRLDISKESFAARLVSLYGKCGLFEHAQKVFDEMPERNCKQTLKSVNALLGACVNSQKYDELETLFKELPEKLKVKPDVVTYNIMIKGLCDKGTLDKAAALIDEIEKNGLKPDLVTFNTILGAFYCTGKFDAGEKTWKLMVSKNVIPDIRSYNAKLVGLINNSKVSEAAKLVGDLGSFELKPDVFTYGTLIRGYCDKGNLEEAKKWYLELVKSGSSPNKVIFGSVITAACEKGDFDWAFELCKDVFKNKCHVDAELLQGVVDGMVKSSRIWEAKEVVRLGKSNDYHLYKLKLPSDD; from the coding sequence ATGGCCACTTTTACGAGATCGATCCGCCGTACTTTCTCCACTGCTGCTACAACCACATTATCTCCAATCAGAGCCATCTCCGATGACTTATACAAAGAGCGCAACCTCAAAAGACTCGTCGAAAAATTCAAACAGTATTCAGATGTCAACCGTTTCCGCACCAAAAATGGCATTTACGAGTCTACAGTTCAGCGATTAGCCTCAGCCAAAAAGTTCAAATGGATCGAAGAAATCCTCGAACACCAAAAGCAATACAGACTCGACATTTCCAAAGAGAGTTTCGCTGCAAGGCTCGTTAGTTTGTACGGAAAATGCGGGTTGTTTGAGCATGCACAgaaagtgtttgatgaaatgccagAGAGGAATTGTAAGCAAACTTTGAAATCCGTTAATGCCCTTTTAGGGGCTTGTGTCAATTCGCAGAAGTATGACGAACTTGAGACCTTGTTTAAGGAATTGCCTGAAAAACTGAAGGTAAAGCCCGATGTGGTCACGTATAATATTATGATTAAGGGGTTATGTGATAAAGGGACATTGGATAAAGCAGCTGCTTTAATTGATGAGATTGAAAAGAACGGGTTAAAACCTGATTTGGTTACATTTAACACCATACTAGGTGCATTTTACTGTACTGGTAAGTTTGATGCTGGCGAAAAAACGTGGAAATTAATGGTTAGCAAGAATGTTATTCCGGATATTAGAAGTTACAATGCTAAGTTGGTTGGATTGATTAATAATAGCAAAGTCTCGGAGGCGGCCAAGCTTGTTGGTGATCTGGGAAGTTTTGAGTTAAAGCCTGATGTGTTTACTTATGGCACTTTGATTAGAGGATATTGTGATAAGGGTAATTTGGAGGAGGCTAAAAAGTGGTACTTAGAATTGGTGAAGAGTGGATCTTCTCCAAACAAGGTGATATTTGGAAGTGTCATTACGGCTGCTTGTGAAAAGGGTGATTTTGATTGGGCTTTTGAGTTGTGCAAAGACGTTTTTAAAAACAAGTGTCATGTTGATGCGGAGTTGTTGCAAGGAGTGGTCGATGGAATGGTGAAATCGTCAAGGATTTGGGAAGCTAAGGAGGTTGTGCGTTTGGGCAAGTCAAATGACTACCATCTTTATAAGCTCAAACTCCCTTCAGATGACTAA